The proteins below come from a single Pichia kudriavzevii chromosome 2, complete sequence genomic window:
- a CDS encoding uncharacterized protein (PKUD0B06245) gives MYKTEKNPLVFCIDRGITIEEVADVEESYGLLNFPYDCRYMSHSDGSLSFNEVNRNRMFQVSHAQRERMKHYKSSIISCKRDNYELVKLLESIAASHYTSVPMVVKSWKAKRHHVWYYFDDDYNSVHLSDAELDSLDELLL, from the coding sequence ATGTACAAGACAGAGAAGAATCCACTAGTGTTTTGCATTGACCGAGGAATAACCATTGAGGAGGTTGCTGATGTGGAGGAGAGCTATGGTCTGCTGAATTTCCCGTATGATTGTCGATACATGTCGCACAGCGATGGTTCTCTAAGCTTCAATGAGGTTAACCGAAACAGAATGTTTCAGGTATCCCACGCACAAAGAGAACGAATGAAACATTACAAGTCTTCTATTATATCTTGCAAGCGAGACAACTACGAGCTGGTGAAGCTTCTCGAGTCCATTGCCGCCTCTCATTACACCAGCGTACCAATGGTGGTAAAGTCCTGGAAGGCCAAGAGACATCACGTTTGGTACTATTTTGATGACGATTACAACAGCGTACACTTGAGTGACGCAGAGCTCGATTCCTTGGACGAACTCCTACTTTGA
- a CDS encoding uncharacterized protein (PKUD0B06270; Pfam Domains: MFS_1(2.3e-29)) produces MFSDRDTLEKESKTNVVVENVELDNQLSAILSLNDEVNHMDAKYMDEAFKYLDNDTGDFQMDPLEEKKFIRKVDWCVMPVICGLMAVQMMDKTTNSYAALMGLRKDLTMSPEEYSWVGSSFYLGYLAFEWPANLALQKLPLSKTLGSAIIIWGIVLMCHAACKSAPTFLLCRTLLGIFEGFMNPAYIILTSQWYRQEEQFLRTCLWYGFQGFGTIIGASIAYGLQENRGGYHAFATWKVFYIITGCITVFLGIVSLLHIPDVPVKAWFLNKRDKMYAIERSKSNLQGFGNKKFKVNQLIEAFRDPVTYCIFIYAFSYGIPNGGLNNFGSILLNKDFGFSSSHASLMNMPGGGIDIVIPPLIAYLCHYKLKNFKLISMVIVNLLCVVGAALLAFTHPKGSRLTGYYLVYISTTNMAGTASLVSSNVAGHTKKLTVSTVLLVGYCVGNIVGPQTYRESQAPGYAGAKTAMLVAYVVGAVALFIIYVVYVARNRRRATEREKAEQIIDKEKLAFSDLTDLKNPEFVYDL; encoded by the coding sequence ATGTTTTCGGATCGTGATACATTAGAAAAGGAATCGAAAACAAacgttgttgttgaaaatgtcGAGCTTGATAATCAATTGTCAGCAATATTGTCCCTAAATGATGAGGTTAACCATATGGATGCCAAATATATGGATGAGGCATTCAAGTATCTTGATAATGATACGGGCGACTTCCAAATGGATCCACTagaggagaagaaattTATTAGAAAAGTCGATTGGTGTGTTATGCCGGTTATTTGCGGGTTAATGGCAGTCCAGATGATGGATAAGACCACAAACTCTTATGCTGCCTTGATGGGTCTTAGGAAAGACCTTACAATGTCGCCCGAGGAGTATAGTTGGGTCGGCTCTTCATTTTATCTTGGTTATCTGGCGTTTGAATGGCCAGCTAACTTGGCACTTCAGAAGCTGCCACTATCTAAAACATTAGGTTCTGCAATCATAATTTGGGGTATTGTGCTAATGTGTCATGCTGCTTGTAAGAGTGCACCAACTTTTTTGTTATGTAGAACGTTATTGGGTATTTTTGAAGGATTTATGAACCCGGCATATATCATTTTAACTTCTCAGTGGTACAGGCAAGAAGAGCAATTTTTAAGAACATGTCTGTGGTACGGGTTCCAAGGGTTTGGTACGATTATAGGTGCCTCCATCGCTTATGGATTACAAGAAAATCGGGGTGGATACCATGCATTTGCAACATGGAAAGTTTTCTACATCATTACAGGGTGTATAACGGTTTTTCTTGGTATTGTTTCCCTTCTGCACATTCCTGATGTTCCAGTTAAGGCGTGGTTTTTGAACAAACGAGACAAGATGTATGCCATTGAAAGATCAAAGTCGAACCTACAAGGTTTTGGTAACAAGAAGTTCAAGGTAAATCAGCTTATTGAAGCGTTCAGAGACCCAGTGACTTAttgtattttcatttatgCTTTTTCATATGGTATTCCAAACGGTGGATTGAATAACTTTGGCTCTATTTTGTTAAAtaaagattttggattttcttCCTCTCATGCATCCTTAATGAATATGCCTGGAGGTGGTATCGATATTGTTATCCCACCCTTGATTGCTTATCTTTGCCATTATAAACTTAAAAACTTCAAGTTAATCTCAATGGTAATTGTCAATTTGTTATGTGTTGTGGGTGCTGCGCTCTTGGCATTTACACATCCCAAGGGCTCGAGATTAACAGGCTACTATCTCGTTTATATTTCAACCACTAATATGGCGGGCACTGCTTCCCTAGTTTCTTCAAACGTTGCTGGTCACACGAAGAAACTCACAGTCAGCACTGTATTATTAGTTGGTTACTGTGTGGGCAACATTGTTGGTCCTCAAACTTATAGAGAGAGTCAAGCTCCAGGTTATGCCGGCGCCAAGACTGCCATGTTGGTGGCTTATGTGGTTGGCGCAGTTGCActatttattatttatgTTGTCTACGTTGCTAGAAATAGAAGGAGAGCCACGGAAAGAGAGAAGGCTGAACAAATTATCGACAAGGAGAAATTGGCTTTCTCTGATTTAACAGATTTAAAAAATCCAGAGTTCGTGTATGACCTATAG
- a CDS encoding uncharacterized protein (PKUD0B06280; Pfam Domains: ABC2_membrane(4.4e-75)|ABC_tran(2.4e-44)|PDR_CDR(3.7e- 25)), with translation MDPNTDTEALPGTEAYYRDLNNTISSDSDVMERLSKLSRRLSHMTANDMETFQMDPADFNLDKILKHIVNFAQENNTSKPQLEVVFKDLTVLGRNTSASVLLDVSDVFFKPIQVLYDRCFNRHRKETFDFSKLPKKRKVIKDVSGYCSPGTMTLVLGRPGAGCSTLLKSLAGEAKTYIGIKGELAFNGIPSNQLFKFFKNLCVYNPELDVHLPHLTVGETLAFAISCKTPNVRVDNETRGEYISNMKNIYEIIFGLKHVEKTKVGNDFIRGVSGGERKRVSIAEAMVADGMLTCYDNATRGLDASTALEFIENLRTVTNITKTTSVVTIYQASEKIYRLFDYVTVLYLSRQIYFGPIDKAVEFFTKMGFVKEDRQTSSEFLTSITDANARKCRPGLEEKLPQTPEEFETYWRNSLEYKELMNEIGEKSAQYSADESFQAIENSNHILKEKGTSKHSFYTVNYLTQLKLCCIRRFQSTINDKAYTVTFISAAVIQSLIIGSLGYNSPNSTLGAFTKGGVIFFACLYFSIMSLAQTPVLFDDKPVLNKQYAYHFYHPSAELIAKQIIQIPIRLIAIVLFSIIMYFLSNMKREPGPFFQFLLMINLVVLAVSSLFTLISSFMPTLAAAMAICGVVTLGLALYSSYMIQLNSMYWWFKWFAYTNPILYAFEAMITMQFHNRRMECFPMSLIPYGPGYENVNPRLNQVCGFVGASLSKIKYGGSNDVDGDIYIKLAYTYTFGHVWRNFGFMFIFIFGYLVINAIAVELYNPIPSSADKLLFIRNARVSGALVEHFKQIAPADGEKIAEGDQEETGGANGTPLSFEKDMESQPPDTNDSFEGLGSSDIFCWRDVNYTVPYANTEKKLLDNIQGYVLPGTMTALIGESGAGKTTLLNVLSRRTEVGVITGDMFVNGAPVDSSFERRTGYVQQQDLHVAELTVKESLLFSARLRRPRSVPDEEKIEYVDKVMKILNMEDYADSIAGVPGYGLNVEQRKKLSIATELVAKPSLLLFLDEPTSGLDSQSSLAIIQVMRKLANAGQAILCTIHQPSAVLFEQFDRLLLLRKGGQTVYFGDIGANSEVLLSYFERHGTRKCEPDENPAEYILTIIGAGATSGVMTDWHQLWLESEECANVTKKIDELVETGRHKEIKVDPELTKTYATPYSYQFYQVNKRTYTQLYRSLPYVLPKLFLNVVGGLVTGFSFWNAKYTIVGMQNVMFASFLTLVVSAPIMNQIQTYAIASRELFEVRESKSNTFHWSCLLIAQYLNELPYCIIMSTIYFVTWYFPIQLDNSPSRCGLWWFVYCFFYQLYYPSLALAILYPSPDLPSANVIMGLIFSFTMAFCGVFQPPSLMPGFWKFMWRVSPLTYFVSDLLSISLHNRRVECAPEEMNVLQPPSGMTCGDYLEPYFKVATGYVSNPESFSDCAVCRYSIADQYLASVGITFHQRWRNIGFYCVYIIVNFFGMIVLYWIFRVKRFKPWTKLPTLKKH, from the coding sequence ATGGATCCCAACACAGACACTGAGGCATTGCCCGGCACTGAAGCCTACTATAGGGATCTCAATAATACCATCTCATCAGACAGCGATGTTATGGAACGGCTCTCTAAATTGTCAAGGAGACTATCTCATATGACCGCCAACGATATGGAGACTTTCCAAATGGACCCTGCTGATTTCAACTTGGACAAGATCCTCAAACATATAGTCAACTTCGCGCAAGAAAACAACACTTCTAAACCACAGCTAGAGGTTGTCTTTAAAGACTTGACGGTTCTTGGTAGAAACACTTCGGCTTCGGTACTGCTAGATGTCTCGGATGTCTTCTTCAAACCAATCCAGGTTCTCTATGATAGGTGTTTCAATCGACACCGTAAGGAGACGTTTGATTTCTCTAAACTCCCCAAAAAGAGGAAAGTAATTAAAGATGTCAGCGGCTATTGTTCACCAGGTACAATGACATTGGTCTTGGGCCGACCTGGAGCAGGATGTTCGACGTTACTCAAGTCGCTTGCAGGAGAGGCAAAGACTTATATTGGCATAAAGGGGGAGCTTGCCTTTAATGGCATTCCATCAAACCAGCTGTTtaagttcttcaaaaaccTCTGTGTGTACAACCCAGAGCTGGATGTCCATTTACCCCATTTGACTGTCGGTGAAACGCTAGCATTTGCCATCAGTTGTAAGACCCCCAACGTGAGGGTCGACAATGAGACCCGAGGTGAATATATCAGCAACATGAAGAACATCTACGAGATTATTTTCGGATTGAAGCACGTTGAAAAGACTAAAGTGGGTAACGACTTTATCAGAGGTGTCTCTGGTGGTGAACGTAAGAGAGTGTCCATAGCAGAGGCAATGGTTGCAGATGGAATGCTTACCTGCTATGATAATGCAACTAGGGGCTTGGATGCATCGACTGCCTTGGAATTTATCGAAAACTTGAGGACTGTCACCAACATCACCAAGACAACATCAGTCGTAACCATCTATCAGGCcagtgaaaaaatatatagGCTCTTTGACTACGTCACTGTCCTCTATCTAAGTAGGCAGATATACTTTGGTCCAATCGACAAAGCTGTGGAATTCTTCACCAAGATGGGGTTTGTCAAGGAAGATCGACAGACAAGTTCGGAATTCTTGACTTCTATTACAGACGCAAACGCTAGAAAATGCCGCCCGGGACTTGAGGAGAAATTACCACAGACACCAGAGGAATTTGAAACTTATTGGCGTAACTCTTTAGAATACAAGGAGCTGATGAACGAAATCGGCGAAAAATCAGCACAATATTCTGCTGATGAATCATTCCaggcaattgaaaattccaACCACATACTCAAGGAGAAAGGGACATCTAAACACTCCTTCTATACTGTCAATTACCTTACACAACTCAAACTATGCTGCATTAGGCGTTTTCAAAGTACAATCAACGACAAGGCTTACACTGTTACCTTCATCTCTGCAGCTGTTATCCAGTCCTTGATTATTGGTTCCTTGGGTTATAACTCGCCTAACTCGACATTGGGAGCCTTCACAAAGGGAGGTGtgattttctttgcctGTCTTTATTTCTCCATCATGTCTTTGGCACAAACCCCTGTGTTGTTTGACGATAAACCCGTATTAAACAAACAGTATGCTTACCATTTCTACCACCCTTCAGCTGAATTAATTGCCAAACAGATTATACAAATTCCAATCCGGTTGATTGCCATTGTTCTATTCTCCATCATCATGTATTTCTTATCTAATATGAAGCGTGAACCAGGCCcttttttccaattcctTCTAATGATTAATCTGGTTGTGTTAGCTGTCAGTTCCTTGTTtacattgatttcttcGTTTATGCCCACCTTGGCCGCAGCAATGGCAATATGTGGTGTGGTCACACTAGGGTTGGCTCTCTATTCCTCTTATATGATCCAACTGAACTCAATGTATTGGTGGTTCAAGTGGTTTGCATACACAAACCCAATTTTGTATGCTTTCGAGGCAATGATTACTATGCAATTCCACAATCGCCGAATGGAATGCTTCCCAATGAGCTTAATTCCCTATGGTCCCGGTTATGAGAACGTCAATCCTAGATTGAACCAAGTCTGTGGTTTTGTTGGTGCCTCTCTATCCAAGATCAAGTATGGTGGCTCGAATGACGTGGATGGCGACATTTATATCAAGTTGGCATATACCTACACCTTTGGCCAtgtttggagaaatttCGGTTTtatgtttattttcatctttggTTATTTGGTTATAAATGCAATTGCTGTGGAATTGTACAATCCAATTCCATCTTCTGCTGATAAGTTGCTCTTTATTAGGAATGCAAGGGTCTCTGGCGCATTGGTGgaacatttcaaacaaatagCACCTGCTGATGGTGAAAAGATTGCAGAAGGTGATCAGGAAGAAACTGGAGGAGCAAATGGTACACCACTATcgtttgaaaaagatatgGAATCTCAGCCTCCTGATACTAATGATTCCTTTGAAGGTTTAGGATCGAGTGATATCTTTTGCTGGAGAGATGTGAACTATACTGTCCCATATGCAAACactgaaaaaaagttgttggATAATATTCAGGGATATGTTCTGCCAGGTACAATGACAGCCCTAATTGGGGAATCTGGTGCTGGTAAAACgacattgttgaatgtTTTATCCAGGCGTACCGAGGTTGGTGTTATTACGGGTGATATGTTTGTCAATGGAGCCCCTGTAGATTCTTCCTTTGAAAGGAGAACCGGGTATGTCCAACAGCAAGATTTACATGTTGCTGAGTTAACAGTCAAGGAATCCCTTTTGTTCAGTGCCAGATTGAGAAGACCTCGTAGTGTCCCAGATGAGGAGAAAATTGAGTATGTGGATAAAGTCATGAAAATCTTGAACATGGAAGACTATGCAGATTCCATTGCTGGTGTCCCTGGTTACGGTTTGAATGTTGAACAGAGAAAGAAACTATCAATTGCTACGGAATTGGTTGCCAAGCcttctttgttgttgtttcttgaTGAACCCACCTCTGGTTTGGATTCGCAATCTTCGTTGGCTATTATCCAGGTCATGAGGAAACTGGCAAACGCTGGGCAGGCAATTCTTTGTACCATTCATCAGCCTTCTGCTGTTTTGTTTGAGCAATTTGATAGACTACTACTTTTAAGAAAAGGTGGTCAAACAGTTTATTTTGGTGACATTGGCGCAAACTCGGAAGTTTTATTATCTTACTTTGAGAGACATGGTACTAGGAAATGCGAACCTGATGAAAATCCAGCAGAGTatattttgacaattaTTGGTGCAGGTGCTACTTCAGGGGTGATGACCGATTGGCACCAGTTATGGCTTGAAAGTGAAGAATGCGCCAATGTGACCAAGAAAATTGACGAGCTGGTCGAAACAGGTAGACACAAGGAAATTAAAGTAGATCCCGAATTGACAAAAACATATGCTACTCCATATTCATACCAATTCTACCAGGTTAACAAGAGAACGTATACCCAGCTATACAGATCTTTACCATATGTGTTGCCTAAATTATTCCTTAATGTTGTTGGTGGGTTGGTTACCGGATTCTCCTTCTGGAATGCCAAATACACAATTGTCGGTATGCAGAATGTTATGTTTGCCAGCTTCTTAACACTCGTTGTCAGTGCTCCAATCATGAATCAAATCCAAACATATGCGATTGCTTCTAGAGAATTATTTGAGGTTCGTGAGTCCAAGTCAAACACATTCCATTGGTCATGTCTCTTGATTGCACAGTACTTGAATGAGCTTCCTTATTGCATTATCATGTCTACGATCTATTTTGTAACTTGGTATTTTCCTATTCAATTAGACAACTCACCTTCAAGATGTGGGTTGTGGTGGTTTGTCTATTGCTTCTTCTACCAGTTGTATTATCCATCTCTAGCTTTGGCTATCTTATATCCGTCACCAGATCTACCTTCAGCAAATGTCATCATGGGATtaattttcagtttcacTATGGCTTTCTGTGGTGTTTTCCAACCTCCTTCATTGATGCCTGGTTTTTGGAAGTTCATGTGGAGAGTATCACCATTAACTTACTTTGTCAGTGACTTGTTGAGTATCTCATTGCATAACAGACGTGTCGAATGTGCACCTGAAGAGATGAACGTTTTACAGCCGCCTAGTGGAATGACGTGCGGAGATTATTTGGAACCTTATTTCAAGGTTGCCACTGGTTATGTTTCAAATCCTGAATCTTTTAGCGACTGTGCAGTTTGCAGATATTCGATTGCCGATCAATATCTTGCTAGTGTTGGTATTACGTTTCATCAAAGATGGAGAAATATTGGGTTCTACTGTGTTTACATCATAGTGAATTTCTTTGGTATgattgtattgtattggATCTTCAGAGTCAAAAGATTTAAACCATGGACCAAACTTccaacattgaaaaaacacTGA
- a CDS encoding uncharacterized protein (PKUD0B06260; Pfam Domains: Zn_clus(5.5e-07)) — protein sequence MSLRKIRSVRKSRNGCFTCKQRKKKCDEVKPVCGHCKRLGFKCNYGFKLSWVSKNQKLGKDGVELPPNFRVIEIINFTRNDMMESMPTHHDYDFEFPRQDVPQYLFEELKKDPIIGPRISEQYLFSLYKNVLSKTKSFAGSNEACNDFVQIVIPKCDKFPALYHSVLALSALDLIKTNLKRHLETRSVLLLNIYNTLFIQYKNDAINCLHDILDGFDVNKVDMLEELVLTIVLLCNLEITNKGNKDWIQYLSEACLVLNSLSSSRITSSGVFTFAYKYFSLRYVLLLTTLDTESFLQFISNNPWPILREVFLSDLIEPMYGCSPKLIGMIYQLTLFNYQYETNEMELSTFVGKVTKIWYSLNSATYYDYNLSEELLWSAQCYELSIKLYIFSILGKQNLLLFLDDDVDYCIPELWRKLNDLSHKRKSLFFPNWCFWILVTVNIDSNDVERVKVLKLLALLQQNWPYSSVMEIKHAIITMWKVYDLGLPNRDENSPPFDTRRVVTQHKFMLALT from the coding sequence ATGTCGTTGAGGAAGATCAGAAGCGTACGGAAGTCAAGGAATGGGTGTTTCACGTGCAAgcagagaaagaaaaagtgtGATGAGGTAAAGCCCGTATGTGGGCATTGTAAAAGGCTGGGGTTCAAATGTAATTACGGGTTTAAGCTCTCATGGGTTTCgaagaatcaaaaactCGGCAAAGATGGTGTAGAACTCCCGCCCAATTTCAGGGTCATTGAGATTATCAACTTCACAAGGAACGATATGATGGAAAGTATGCCCACACATCACGATTACGATTTTGAGTTTCCAAGGCAAGATGTACCACAGTATCTCTTTGAAGAGCTGAAGAAAGATCCAATAATTGGTCCACGGATCAGTGAACAGTATCTTTTCAGCCTTTACAAGAACGTATTGAGTAAAACAAAGAGTTTTGCCGGTAGCAACGAAGCTTGTAATGACTTTGTCCAGATTGTAATCCCCAAATGCGACAAATTTCCTGCTCTATACCATTCAGTACTTGCATTATCAGCATTGGACCTTATAAAGACCAATTTGAAGAGACATCTGGAGACACGGAGTGTGCTGCTGCTGAACATTTACAATACTCTATTCATTCAATATAAAAATGATGCAATAAACTGTTTACATGATATACttgatggatttgatgTTAACAAGGTGGATATGTTGGAGGAATTGGTACTTACCATTGTTTTACTATGCAACTTGGAGATCACAAATAAGGGGAATAAAGACTGGATCCAGTATCTATCCGAGGCATGTCTTGTTCTAAACTCTCTCAGTAGTTCAAGGATAACAAGCAGTGGTGTCTTTACGTTTGCATACAAGTACTTCTCTCTTAGATATGTTCTCCTATTGACAACTCTAGATACAGAAtctttccttcaatttattaGCAACAATCCCTGGCCAATATTAAGAGAGGTTTTCCTAAGTGACCTCATTGAGCCAATGTATGGGTGTAGTCCCAAATTGATAGGAATGATCTACCAGCTAACCTTGTTTAACTACCAATATGAAACCAACGAGATGGAGTTGTCTACTTTTGTTGGGAAAGTGACGAAAATTTGGTATTCTCTAAATTCAGCCACTTATTATGACTACAATTTGTCCGAAGAATTACTATGGAGTGCTCAATGTTACGAACTATCAATAAAGCTCtatattttctcaattttggGAAAACAAAACCTGCTATTGTTTCTAGATGATGACGTTGATTATTGTATACCCGAATTATGGAGAAAACTCAATGATTTATCccataaaagaaaatcactATTTTTCCCCAATTGGTGTTTTTGGATCCTGGTTACTGTGAATATAGATTCGAATGACGTGGAAAGAGTTAAAGTTCTCAAACTTTTAGCCTTACTACAACAGAATTGGCCATATAGCAGTGTCatggaaatcaaacacGCTATTATTACAATGTGGAAGGTGTATGACCTTGGACTTCCCAACAGGGATGAGAATTCCCCTCCTTTTGATACCCGAAGAGTTGTCACACAGCACAAGTTCATGCTGGCATTGACCTAG
- a CDS encoding uncharacterized protein (PKUD0B06250; Pfam Domains: DAO(5.2e-33)|Pyr_redox_2(9.7e-09)) — MTETYLIVGCGVFGLATAVELAKRGYAVTAIDAFEPPSPWSAATDYNKIVRGEYDDEVYTKLSIEAIEAWKSDPKFKGIYNNCGRVMITPSSFKARIDYENAGIANLQRFGKSLDIEYFNGGEELSHRFEFLRYNSLREGETSKFNPYGGLAHSGNALRAVYKEARSLGVRFLFGDRGKAIHLLRRNGKTRIETKDGSHLTADKVLIALGANTARLLDLKNQQSASGLFVTFIKLTQGEYERFKNMPVLFDCEMGYFFPPDPETRLLKIALPGIGARNMQDTSYSSSKVSLPRFKNENPTDTIPQHGVREAKLLLSKYVPELAYHRLLDSKICWIGDTQDSNFIIDSVPDCEDLFVASGDSGHAFKFLPNIGRYIADKLQGKLNDKMTQLWKWKESEGFDPARCGWRLNGGYPDLSEIKFHNENKPKL; from the coding sequence atgaCAGAAACGTATCTTATTGTAGGATGTGGAGTATTTGGGTTAGCTACTGCAGTGGAGCTAGCTAAGAGAGGATATGCCGTCACTGCAATTGACGCATTTGAACCGCCAAGTCCATGGTCTGCTGCTACTGATTACAACAAAATTGTGCGTGGTGAATATGACGACGAAGTTTACACAAAGCTATCAATCGAAGCAATTGAGGCATGGAAATCGGATCCAAAGTTCAAGGGCATCTACAACAATTGTGGTCGAGTTATGATCACACCAAGTTCGTTCAAAGCACGAATCGATTATGAGAATGCTGGTATTGCAAATCTACAAAGGTTCGGCAAGAGCTTAGATATTGAATACTTCAATGGCGGAGAAGAACTATCGCATCGGTTCGAGTTCTTACGTTACAACTCTCTTCGGGAGGGGGAGACCTCCAAGTTCAATCCATATGGTGGGTTGGCGCATTCGGGAAACGCATTGAGAGCTGTATATAAAGAGGCACGGAGTTTAGGTGTCCGGTTTCTCTTCGGTGATAGGGGTAAGGCCATCCACCTGTTGAGGAGAAATGGGAAGACTAGAATTGAAACCAAAGATGGTTCCCATTTAACTGCAGATAAGGTTCTCATTGCCCTAGGTGCCAATACAGCACGTCTGCTGGATCTGAAAAATCAGCAGAGTGCGTCTGGGTTGTTTGTCACATTCATCAAACTCACCCAAGGTGAGTATGAGAGATTTAAGAATATGCCGGTACTATTTGACTGTGAAATGGGCTATTTCTTCCCCCCAGATCCGGAGACCAGGTTGCTGAAAATTGCCTTACCGGGGATTGGAGCAAGAAATATGCAAGATACGTCGTATTCCTCCTCCAAGGTATCTCTGCCTAGGTTCAAGAATGAGAATCCCACGGACACCATTCCGCAACATGGGGTGCGTGAAGCTAAACTTCTGCTATCTAAATATGTCCCCGAGTTAGCTTACCATCGGCTCCTTGATTCCAAAATCTGTTGGATCGGTGACACACAAGATTccaattttatcattgacAGTGTCCCCGATTGTGAGGACCTCTTTGTTGCTTCCGGCGACTCTGGTCATGCCTTCAAGTTTCTACCTAATATTGGGAGATACATTGCCGACAAATTACAGGGTAAACTCAATGATAAAATGACTCAACTTTGGAAATGGAAGGAAAGTGAGGGATTTGATCCAGCGAGATGTGGATGGAGGTTGAATGGCGGTTATCCAGATTTGTCGGAAATTAAGTTCCACAATGAGAACAAGCCCAAACTCTAA